The window CGGGCGCTGTGCCGCCGCGGCATCTTTTATTTTCAAAAATCGGTTCTACTATTGTCCTATGCGGTGCCGGGGTCGACCCCGAGAAGGGGTGCCGACTGCCCGCCCGGGCCCTGCCAACCCCGCAAAGCACCCGAAAGGACAGCGCCATGACAGATGAAGCCAAACCCAGCAATCTGGTGGAAATGGTGGCCTACCAGGACATGTCGGTGGTCAGCAAGGCCCTGATCCAGAAGAAAACCGGCACCGTCACGCTCTTTGCCTTCGACCAGGGCCAGGGGCTGAGCGAACACACGGCGCCCTTCGACGCCATGGTGCTGGTACTGGACGGCGAGGCCGAGATCATCATTTCCGGCCGTCCCCATCGGTTGTCCCAGGGCGAAATGATCGTCATGCCGGCCCATGAACCCCATGCCCTACGGGCGGTCAAGCGGTTCAAGATGATGCTGACGATGATCAAATCCTGACGCTCAGGGCCCCAAAAGCCCACCCCGGCGGCATCGTCCTCCCAGCCGCTGGGCACACCGCCCGCCAAAGGGGCACCCGAAAGGAGACGGTATGCCGTTTGTCAACATCAAGATCACCAACGAAGGCGTCACCCCCGAGAAAAAGGCCCAGCTCATCGCCGGCACCACCCGGCTGCTGCAGGAAGTGCTGGGTAAAAACCCCCAGACCACCGTGGTGGTGATCGAGGAGGTCGATACCGACAGCTGGGGGATTGGCGGCGAGACCGTCAGTCAAAGGCGCAGGCGCGGGG is drawn from Desulfobacteraceae bacterium and contains these coding sequences:
- a CDS encoding cupin domain-containing protein, with the translated sequence MTDEAKPSNLVEMVAYQDMSVVSKALIQKKTGTVTLFAFDQGQGLSEHTAPFDAMVLVLDGEAEIIISGRPHRLSQGEMIVMPAHEPHALRAVKRFKMMLTMIKS
- a CDS encoding 4-oxalocrotonate tautomerase family protein; its protein translation is MPFVNIKITNEGVTPEKKAQLIAGTTRLLQEVLGKNPQTTVVVIEEVDTDSWGIGGETVSQRRRRGA